In a single window of the Micromonospora sp. WMMD1155 genome:
- a CDS encoding GGDEF domain-containing phosphodiesterase: MDLDDILALAEISRPSPLELARARRVARAAQSEYDLAVANGYEIIVDSDLVDPLTSVVDEATRVARAAQLAQLGTITWTIDDAGRLSWSDEMAMIFGHAPGTLRLTPGTLAHLVHHADVDHVREVVRTAWRRRRPDEVTFRVIQPSGAVRHVHCHIEILTTDGAPSGVIATGADVTALELARQERRRLATRTDMLCADLGALDIVSGLPTRSYLTDKVDRARRTTGGALIVVATEPTTRLPDALTDENHDRLTADVARLLRTIVGDEVTCGVVGSGLWGVLLAPTAEHAEPPETLAARIVDTFRRHLFSVQQRTVRLNTWAGLVLFGSDIAATGFDLLIDGEHAARDARRNGVQTRVLTEPAATDDRTDRCRSRVRQAVSTNRFALYAQPIVDLRLNEVTRHEILLRVRSDTGESAAPWAFLDMAERVGEILTVDKWVIDHALELIGRGAQTSHYQVNISGKSLADPGLLTYVTEAIRRHGVKPECLTFEITETALIENGNEALAFATGIREIGCHLALDDFGTGYGALAHLKYLPVDLVKIDGVFIVDLCRSPADQAVVSMLVKLCQTLGIRVAAEYVQDEETLDFLKNCGVDFAQGYQTGRPEPLDISPEKAVRTIELELRLPAMG, translated from the coding sequence GTGGACCTCGATGACATTCTGGCGTTGGCCGAGATCAGCCGACCCAGTCCGCTGGAACTCGCCCGTGCCCGCCGCGTGGCACGGGCCGCGCAGAGCGAGTACGACCTGGCCGTCGCCAACGGATACGAGATCATCGTCGATTCTGACCTCGTCGATCCGCTGACCTCGGTCGTCGACGAGGCGACCAGAGTCGCTCGGGCCGCGCAGCTCGCACAGCTCGGCACGATCACCTGGACGATCGACGATGCCGGGCGTCTCTCCTGGTCGGACGAGATGGCGATGATATTCGGGCACGCGCCCGGGACACTGCGCCTCACCCCCGGAACACTTGCCCACCTCGTCCACCACGCGGACGTGGACCACGTTCGTGAGGTCGTGCGAACGGCATGGCGACGCCGCCGCCCCGACGAGGTCACCTTCAGGGTGATCCAGCCGAGCGGTGCCGTGCGCCACGTGCACTGCCACATCGAAATCCTCACCACCGACGGCGCACCGTCGGGGGTCATCGCCACCGGCGCGGACGTCACCGCGCTCGAACTCGCCCGGCAGGAACGTCGCCGGCTCGCCACCCGTACCGACATGCTGTGTGCCGACCTGGGCGCGCTGGACATCGTCAGCGGGCTTCCGACCCGCAGCTACCTGACCGACAAGGTCGACCGCGCGCGCCGCACCACCGGTGGGGCACTCATCGTCGTGGCAACCGAACCCACCACCCGGCTACCCGACGCGCTCACCGACGAGAACCACGACCGACTGACGGCAGACGTCGCACGGCTCCTGCGAACGATCGTGGGCGATGAGGTGACCTGTGGCGTGGTCGGCTCCGGCCTCTGGGGCGTACTCCTCGCTCCGACCGCAGAGCACGCCGAGCCTCCCGAGACCCTGGCGGCCCGGATCGTCGACACCTTCCGACGCCACCTGTTCAGCGTTCAGCAGCGCACAGTGCGGCTCAACACGTGGGCGGGCCTCGTACTCTTCGGAAGCGACATCGCGGCGACCGGGTTCGACCTGCTCATCGACGGCGAACACGCGGCGCGCGACGCGCGCCGCAACGGTGTACAGACCCGCGTCCTGACCGAACCCGCGGCGACCGACGACCGGACAGACAGATGCCGTTCGCGGGTACGGCAGGCGGTGTCCACCAACAGGTTCGCCCTCTACGCCCAGCCCATCGTCGACCTGCGACTGAACGAGGTCACTCGCCACGAGATCCTGCTGCGAGTCCGCAGCGACACGGGCGAGTCCGCGGCACCGTGGGCCTTCCTCGACATGGCCGAGCGCGTCGGCGAGATCCTCACCGTGGACAAGTGGGTCATCGACCACGCCCTCGAACTGATCGGCCGAGGGGCGCAGACCTCCCACTACCAGGTCAACATCTCCGGCAAGTCGCTCGCCGACCCGGGCCTGCTCACCTACGTGACCGAGGCGATCCGCCGACACGGGGTGAAGCCGGAATGCCTGACCTTCGAGATCACCGAAACCGCCCTCATCGAGAACGGCAACGAAGCCCTCGCCTTCGCGACCGGAATCAGAGAGATCGGCTGCCACCTCGCCCTTGACGACTTCGGTACGGGCTACGGCGCGCTCGCTCACCTGAAGTACCTTCCGGTGGACCTGGTGAAGATCGACGGCGTGTTCATCGTCGATCTCTGCCGGTCGCCGGCCGACCAGGCCGTCGTCTCGATGCTGGTGAAACTCTGCCAGACGCTCGGCATCCGCGTTGCCGCCGAATACGTCCAGGACGAGGAGACGCTGGACTTTCTGAAGAACTGTGGAGTCGACTTCGCACAGGGCTACCAGACCGGACGACCCGAACCGCTCGACATCAGCCCCGAGAAGGCGGTGCGGACGATCGAACTCGAACTGCGGCTCCCCGCCATGGGCTGA
- a CDS encoding RNA polymerase sigma factor, with protein sequence MTGVEGTAALTPEPVDSEVARRAEAARLKAEHDREFATFAEGSYHTVEGILRAACWNREVVQDALNEAYLHGRVQWPKIRAYAEPIGWVIITARNKIRKELQRRQREAAFAPEDLPPAPHTDIADAWEAQETLRTWLHRLPSRQAEVFQMSREGFSNQDIARILGLAENSVRSYKLAARKRLQELAEEAGYTNSEGRRRQGGSRGPR encoded by the coding sequence GTGACCGGGGTGGAGGGCACCGCCGCCCTGACCCCGGAGCCGGTCGACAGCGAAGTGGCGCGCAGAGCGGAGGCCGCGCGCCTCAAGGCCGAGCACGACAGGGAGTTCGCCACCTTCGCCGAGGGCAGCTACCACACCGTGGAGGGGATTCTCCGAGCGGCGTGCTGGAACCGCGAGGTGGTCCAGGACGCGCTCAACGAGGCATACCTGCACGGGCGCGTCCAGTGGCCCAAGATCCGCGCCTACGCCGAGCCGATCGGTTGGGTGATCATCACGGCCCGCAACAAGATCCGTAAAGAGCTGCAACGCCGCCAGCGTGAAGCCGCGTTCGCGCCGGAGGACCTGCCGCCGGCACCCCACACGGACATCGCCGACGCGTGGGAAGCCCAGGAGACGCTGCGCACCTGGTTGCACCGCCTTCCGTCGCGGCAGGCCGAGGTGTTCCAGATGTCTCGCGAGGGATTCTCCAACCAGGACATCGCACGCATCCTCGGACTGGCCGAGAACAGCGTCCGCTCCTACAAGCTCGCTGCTCGCAAACGCCTGCAAGAGCTGGCCGAGGAGGCCGGCTACACGAACTCGGAAGGCCGACGGCGCCAGGGAGGCAGCCGTGGACCTCGATGA
- a CDS encoding SMI1/KNR4 family protein, whose amino-acid sequence MTPSDWSDVRKRLARVAAAPSADDVFGSSSHGWQLEPPLLAEELAEAETQLQVELPDDYRSFLLKAGRGGAGPAYGLFPMRRTNGRWQWEGDGATLTDLDALGQSFLHVEAFNPADDLPEPPDEANYDSVDEFNAAEDEYWEQHDAIVFKPEHSIGLLYLCHLGCALREALVVSGPARGQMWADDTADDGGFSPLRDDDGTPLDFTRWYRRWLDESEAKVHP is encoded by the coding sequence GTGACACCCTCCGACTGGTCGGACGTCCGCAAACGGCTCGCACGAGTGGCCGCCGCTCCCAGTGCCGATGATGTCTTCGGCTCCTCCAGTCACGGTTGGCAGCTTGAGCCGCCACTGCTGGCCGAGGAACTGGCCGAGGCCGAGACGCAACTTCAGGTGGAGCTACCCGACGACTACCGGTCCTTCCTGTTGAAGGCGGGGAGGGGAGGCGCGGGGCCTGCCTACGGGCTCTTCCCGATGCGCCGCACGAACGGACGGTGGCAGTGGGAGGGCGACGGCGCCACCCTCACCGACCTGGACGCCCTCGGGCAGTCCTTCCTCCACGTCGAAGCGTTCAACCCGGCCGATGATCTGCCTGAGCCACCGGACGAGGCGAACTACGACTCGGTGGACGAGTTCAACGCGGCTGAGGACGAGTACTGGGAACAGCACGACGCCATCGTCTTCAAGCCCGAGCACTCGATCGGGTTGTTGTACCTGTGCCACCTCGGTTGCGCGCTGCGGGAGGCTCTCGTCGTCAGCGGCCCCGCACGGGGGCAGATGTGGGCCGACGACACCGCCGACGATGGCGGCTTCTCGCCGCTGCGCGATGACGACGGGACGCCGCTCGACTTCACCCGGTGGTATCGGCGCTGGCTGGACGAATCGGAAGCCAAGGTCCACCCTTGA
- a CDS encoding dihydrofolate reductase family protein has product MTRRTGKVIVNQTISVDGYSAGLNQSEDRPFGDDGGDGWGGRLHAWMFDAGEENRAEVDQIDAVAAVIMGRNMFGPVRGEWDRQWNGWWGDNPPFHVPVFVLTHHAREPQPMEGGTTFHFVTDGIEAALAQAQAVAGDGDISIHGGATTINQYLAAGLVDELRLHIVPFTLGGGVRLFDGVPPLDLEQLTSRSASTVQHVTYRVLPPTGA; this is encoded by the coding sequence GTGACCAGACGGACCGGCAAGGTGATCGTCAACCAGACGATCTCGGTGGACGGGTACTCGGCCGGGCTCAACCAGAGCGAGGACCGTCCGTTCGGTGACGATGGCGGCGACGGCTGGGGTGGGCGGCTGCACGCCTGGATGTTCGACGCGGGCGAGGAGAACCGGGCCGAGGTCGACCAGATCGACGCCGTCGCGGCGGTCATCATGGGCCGCAACATGTTCGGCCCGGTGCGGGGCGAGTGGGACCGGCAGTGGAACGGCTGGTGGGGTGACAACCCCCCGTTCCACGTGCCGGTCTTCGTGCTCACCCACCACGCGCGGGAGCCGCAGCCGATGGAGGGCGGCACCACATTCCACTTCGTCACCGACGGGATCGAGGCGGCGCTCGCGCAGGCGCAGGCGGTGGCCGGCGACGGCGACATCTCGATTCACGGAGGTGCGACGACCATCAACCAGTACCTCGCCGCGGGGCTGGTCGACGAGCTGCGACTGCACATCGTGCCGTTCACCCTCGGTGGCGGCGTGCGGTTGTTCGACGGCGTCCCGCCGCTGGACCTCGAACAACTGACCTCACGGTCGGCGAGCACGGTCCAGCACGTGACCTACCGCGTGCTGCCCCCGACGGGGGCCTGA
- a CDS encoding helix-turn-helix domain-containing protein, which produces MRERVFLVVGYDGAELLDIACVTSSLDIANRIGATPPYRAVLATPGQREIRCDSGLRLAGEAALERFTGPVHTLLVSGGRGHECAAASPHLVGHVRRLAGLAERVASVCTGSTVLAEAGLLNGRRATTHWMYADQLAARFPEVRVDAEPIYIRDGNIATSGGVTSALDLTLAFIEEDHGPALARGVAMGTVAYLQRPGGQAQMSIFLARRVSDDDLVRRVSDHIVSHLADDLGTTALARLTGVSDRHLSRLFAEHLGQTPGRYVRRARTEAAAHLLTSTDLPLGAVARRCGFGSAESLRQAFVDRYGVPPSRYRTTRTAARTA; this is translated from the coding sequence ATGCGGGAACGGGTGTTCCTCGTCGTCGGCTACGACGGGGCAGAACTGCTCGACATCGCCTGCGTCACGTCCAGTCTCGACATCGCCAACCGGATCGGCGCCACGCCTCCCTACCGGGCCGTCCTGGCCACCCCCGGTCAGCGGGAAATCAGGTGCGACTCCGGCTTGCGACTGGCGGGTGAGGCGGCCCTGGAACGGTTCACCGGGCCGGTGCACACGCTGTTGGTCAGCGGTGGCCGCGGCCACGAATGCGCGGCGGCGAGCCCACACCTGGTCGGCCACGTTCGACGGCTGGCCGGGCTGGCGGAGCGGGTCGCGTCGGTCTGCACCGGGTCGACGGTGCTCGCCGAGGCCGGCCTGCTCAACGGCCGACGGGCCACCACCCACTGGATGTACGCCGACCAACTGGCGGCCCGGTTCCCCGAGGTGCGGGTCGACGCCGAGCCGATCTACATCAGGGACGGCAACATCGCGACCTCGGGTGGCGTGACGAGCGCACTGGACCTGACTCTCGCCTTCATCGAGGAGGACCATGGGCCGGCGTTGGCCCGGGGAGTGGCGATGGGCACGGTGGCGTACCTGCAACGGCCCGGCGGGCAGGCCCAGATGAGCATCTTCCTGGCTCGCCGGGTCAGCGACGACGACCTGGTCCGCCGAGTCAGCGACCACATCGTCAGCCACCTCGCCGACGACCTGGGCACGACGGCGCTGGCGCGACTGACCGGGGTCAGCGACCGTCACCTGTCGCGCCTGTTCGCCGAACACCTCGGGCAGACCCCCGGGCGCTACGTGCGTCGGGCACGCACCGAAGCGGCGGCACACCTGCTGACATCGACCGACCTGCCACTCGGTGCCGTGGCACGACGATGCGGATTCGGCTCGGCGGAGTCGCTGCGGCAGGCATTCGTCGATCGGTACGGCGTGCCGCCCTCCCGCTACCGGACGACCCGGACGGCAGCGCGCACGGCCTGA
- a CDS encoding BTAD domain-containing putative transcriptional regulator: MDATTDREWSRRYAVVVAAAGYGETVAVRGRLGGRSVRWSDGPDVAALTTDLRLSPDQVASVLAADHDLTDPTLAARIHTATGGWPALVTLAARTAAALGRSWNDPAEPGTPLESYLMREVFAELPPEVHPLLRDAAHLDLVHPDLADVLGHRHGVRRLDQLARAGILVPATEVGHTYRMVPVVATVARRHLPLDPAAAECLHTRAATWYAEHGYLVPALRSYRTSGAAEAAAPILAGHGAELIASGGAEAVVDAYQALPEHARSDGLRLLYGEALQMRGDFDAAIAVYAALDDHREVLPAGLAWQYGLVHYLRGEPQAALEVFQRGVLDPHPSTDNARLLAWTASAQWTTGDAEACRNNAARALAAATAVGGDAALAAAHTALALDAKLRGDRSAADEHHEKALRAAEAAGDTVQVTRIRANRASALVGEGRYLEALAEVRPAVESAQANGHAAMLALALCNEGSAYFHLGRLAEAAACYERAVPLLQRMGSRKVAYPLVGIGDVHALRGRANLARAAYEEALRASEPVNDHQIQVPALAGLARVLATEDGVTAYALARRAVELERGPDSATARLALGWVALETGDHERAAEVARTASTAARLHRDRAALAEALELRGAAAVDPDDTRQAWREAEATLHDIRSAVAADRLAVLLSRLPGADPQERVNARLAAERLTAAGVPPPTLSRQGPCGVAQVTVRTLGRFEVFVDGAHVPATAWQSRKARDLLRILAARRGRAVPREQLGEMLWPNQDPDRVGHRLSVALSTLRGVLDPQRRTPTDHFVIAAHPSLALDVGHVELDVEEFLAEAAHGFRLAEQGETDSARATLLLAEQRYRGDFLEDEPYDDWSRATREEARRVYLRVVRKLASLAYAVDETVRHLGRALELEPYDEGVHGEFVRTLTAAGRHGEAAQAYRRYVEAMSSIGVPARTRGELCGTVDATNTPQG; encoded by the coding sequence ATGGACGCCACGACGGATCGCGAATGGAGCCGGCGGTACGCCGTCGTCGTCGCCGCAGCCGGGTACGGCGAGACCGTCGCCGTGCGGGGCCGGCTGGGCGGCCGTTCGGTGCGGTGGAGCGACGGCCCGGACGTGGCCGCTCTGACGACGGATCTCCGGCTCTCCCCCGACCAGGTGGCGTCCGTACTCGCCGCCGACCACGACCTGACCGACCCGACGCTCGCGGCCCGGATCCACACCGCGACCGGTGGCTGGCCGGCGCTGGTCACCCTCGCCGCCCGAACGGCTGCTGCCCTCGGCCGGAGCTGGAACGACCCGGCCGAGCCGGGAACCCCTCTGGAGTCCTATCTGATGCGAGAGGTGTTCGCGGAGCTGCCGCCCGAGGTCCACCCACTGCTGCGGGACGCGGCGCACCTCGACCTGGTCCACCCCGATCTGGCCGACGTCCTCGGGCACCGGCACGGGGTTCGTCGGCTCGACCAACTGGCTCGCGCCGGTATTCTCGTCCCGGCGACCGAGGTCGGGCACACGTACCGGATGGTGCCGGTCGTCGCCACCGTCGCCCGCCGCCATCTCCCGCTGGACCCGGCGGCGGCGGAGTGCCTGCACACGAGAGCCGCGACCTGGTACGCCGAGCACGGGTACCTCGTCCCGGCCCTTCGGTCGTACCGCACATCAGGTGCCGCCGAGGCGGCGGCGCCGATCCTCGCCGGCCACGGCGCGGAGCTGATCGCGTCGGGCGGCGCCGAGGCCGTTGTCGACGCCTACCAGGCCCTCCCCGAGCACGCCCGGTCCGACGGGCTGCGGCTGCTCTACGGCGAGGCGCTTCAGATGCGCGGCGACTTCGACGCCGCGATCGCCGTGTACGCCGCACTGGACGATCACCGGGAGGTCCTGCCGGCCGGGCTGGCCTGGCAGTACGGCCTCGTGCACTACCTGCGTGGCGAACCGCAGGCCGCGCTGGAGGTCTTCCAGCGCGGCGTGCTCGACCCGCACCCGTCCACCGACAACGCCCGACTGCTCGCCTGGACCGCCTCGGCGCAGTGGACGACCGGGGACGCCGAGGCGTGCCGGAACAACGCCGCACGCGCCCTCGCGGCGGCGACAGCCGTCGGCGGCGACGCCGCACTCGCCGCCGCGCACACCGCGCTCGCTCTCGACGCCAAGCTGCGCGGTGATCGATCGGCGGCCGACGAGCACCACGAGAAGGCGCTGCGAGCCGCCGAGGCGGCCGGCGACACCGTCCAGGTGACTCGCATCCGCGCCAACCGCGCGTCCGCGCTGGTCGGCGAGGGTCGGTACCTGGAAGCGCTGGCCGAGGTGCGACCGGCGGTGGAGTCGGCCCAGGCCAACGGGCACGCCGCGATGCTCGCGCTGGCGCTCTGCAACGAGGGCTCGGCCTACTTCCACCTGGGTCGACTCGCGGAGGCCGCCGCCTGCTACGAACGGGCCGTACCGCTCCTTCAGCGCATGGGTTCCCGGAAGGTCGCGTACCCCCTGGTGGGGATCGGTGACGTGCACGCGCTGCGGGGCCGGGCCAACCTGGCTCGCGCGGCGTACGAGGAGGCGCTGCGTGCGAGCGAACCCGTCAACGACCACCAGATCCAGGTGCCGGCCCTCGCCGGACTGGCCCGGGTGCTGGCCACCGAGGACGGCGTCACGGCGTACGCCCTGGCACGACGCGCCGTCGAACTGGAACGTGGCCCGGACTCGGCGACCGCCCGGCTCGCGCTCGGCTGGGTGGCGCTGGAGACCGGCGACCACGAACGGGCCGCCGAGGTGGCGCGGACGGCGTCCACCGCCGCCCGGCTGCATCGTGACCGGGCGGCGCTCGCCGAGGCGTTGGAGCTTCGCGGGGCTGCCGCCGTCGACCCCGACGACACCCGGCAGGCCTGGCGGGAAGCGGAGGCCACCCTGCACGACATCAGGTCCGCGGTGGCCGCGGACCGACTCGCGGTGCTGCTCAGCCGGCTGCCCGGCGCGGATCCCCAGGAACGCGTCAACGCGCGACTCGCCGCCGAACGGCTGACCGCCGCCGGCGTACCGCCACCGACGCTCAGCCGGCAGGGTCCGTGCGGCGTCGCACAGGTCACCGTCCGCACCCTCGGCCGTTTCGAGGTGTTCGTGGACGGCGCGCACGTGCCGGCCACCGCCTGGCAGTCCCGCAAGGCCCGGGACCTGCTCCGGATCCTCGCTGCCCGACGCGGTCGCGCGGTGCCCCGGGAACAGCTCGGCGAGATGCTCTGGCCCAACCAGGACCCGGACCGGGTCGGCCACCGACTGTCCGTGGCCCTGTCCACGCTCCGCGGTGTCCTCGACCCCCAGCGTCGTACGCCGACGGACCACTTCGTCATCGCCGCTCATCCCAGTCTGGCGCTCGACGTCGGGCACGTCGAGCTGGATGTCGAGGAGTTCCTCGCCGAAGCCGCACACGGCTTCCGGCTGGCGGAGCAGGGTGAGACCGATAGCGCCCGCGCCACGCTCCTCCTCGCCGAGCAGCGCTACCGGGGCGACTTCCTGGAGGACGAGCCGTACGACGACTGGTCCCGCGCGACCCGCGAGGAGGCACGGCGGGTCTACCTACGCGTCGTCCGCAAGCTGGCCTCGCTGGCATACGCCGTCGACGAGACCGTCCGCCACCTCGGCCGTGCTCTGGAGCTGGAGCCCTACGACGAGGGTGTGCACGGCGAGTTCGTCCGGACGTTGACGGCGGCGGGCCGGCACGGCGAGGCCGCCCAGGCGTATCGGCGCTACGTGGAGGCGATGTCGTCGATCGGCGTACCGGCGCGGACGCGGGGCGAGCTGTGCGGCACCGTCGACGCTACCAATACCCCCCAGGGGTAG
- a CDS encoding BTAD domain-containing putative transcriptional regulator, with protein sequence MAGTGVRVRLLGPVEVVVADGPQAVNGLRRRAVLATLALQPGRVVSVDRLLDVVWGDDLPATAANTLQRHVSYLRGVLGEPGSIVARQPGYVLDTGPGSTDVQAAERLLDLARRTTDRNEQVRHLTDAVALWRGPPLADVTGSPWLEEQAEHLVRLRLEAERALAEARLSVGEHARLVPGLERLVREHPFDEHLHAQLMLALYRDGRQGEAVATYRRLRDALRENLGIDPSLRLRDLECAILRQDAAIAAPAPAVAAQEPVAAQLPPSVPTFTGRDAELAALDALVDRGGAVVISGTAGVGKTALAVHWAHRAAERFPDGQLYVNLRGFDPGAAPTEPARALHGFLEALGVPAARMPSDPDAMVSLYRTMVAGRRLLVVLDNARDAEQVRPLLPGSPDCLAIVTSRDQLVPLVVTESAQPVPLGLLSPGEARDLLVRRLGKRQVAAEPGAADEIADRCAGLPIALAVVAARAATNRHFSLAAVAGELSDLDAVAGELSDLDAFHGGDEATDVRAVFSWSCRTLSPPAARLFRLLSLHPGPDVSAPAVASLAGITPQASGPVLTELTRANLFTEHTYGRYAFHDLLRAYAAGLADEAEPPAEREAAVHRLLDHCLHTAHAADLVLHPHFSEISLAPSRAGVTAERPRSKAAATAWFTAELPVLLAAVPLAARSGFEGHAWRLAWAMAGFLHRQGHWQDWLGTQRIALAAASRIGDQAGQGHAHRSLGLACSRLRRHDEADDHLRRAFDLFTAIGDDAGRAHTCLNLGQLAERQGRYQQALSHSRRALALFRGIENRAGQGYTLNAVGWQEALLGNYQRALESCGAALGMLREVDDVQGQADTWDSLGHAHHQLGDDRRAIACYEQALDLFAQVRDRYAEAGTYANLGRSHRALSDVDAARAAWLRALTILDDLGDADAEAIRVELDQLDAARLH encoded by the coding sequence ATGGCTGGCACGGGCGTACGGGTCCGGCTGCTCGGGCCGGTGGAGGTGGTCGTCGCCGACGGTCCGCAGGCGGTCAACGGCCTACGCCGCAGGGCGGTGCTCGCCACGTTGGCGCTGCAGCCGGGCCGGGTGGTGAGCGTCGACCGCCTCCTCGACGTGGTCTGGGGTGACGACCTGCCGGCCACCGCGGCGAACACGTTGCAGCGCCACGTCTCCTACCTGCGCGGGGTGCTCGGCGAGCCTGGATCGATAGTGGCACGCCAGCCCGGTTACGTTCTCGACACCGGGCCGGGGTCCACCGACGTCCAGGCCGCCGAGCGTCTCCTCGACCTGGCCCGCCGGACGACGGACCGCAACGAGCAGGTGCGGCATCTGACGGATGCGGTGGCGCTCTGGCGCGGCCCGCCGCTGGCCGACGTAACCGGGTCACCGTGGCTCGAGGAGCAGGCCGAACACCTCGTACGCCTGCGGTTGGAGGCCGAACGAGCGCTCGCCGAGGCCCGGCTGTCCGTCGGTGAGCACGCCCGGCTCGTCCCCGGGTTGGAGCGGCTCGTCCGGGAGCACCCGTTCGACGAGCACCTGCACGCGCAGCTGATGCTCGCCCTCTACCGCGACGGCCGCCAGGGCGAGGCGGTCGCCACGTACCGGCGACTGCGCGACGCGCTGCGGGAGAACCTCGGCATCGACCCGAGCCTGCGGCTGCGGGACCTGGAGTGCGCCATCCTGCGTCAGGACGCCGCGATCGCCGCTCCCGCCCCGGCGGTGGCGGCGCAGGAGCCGGTGGCGGCCCAACTGCCTCCTTCCGTGCCGACGTTCACCGGGCGCGACGCAGAGCTGGCCGCCCTCGACGCGCTCGTCGACCGGGGCGGCGCCGTCGTGATCTCCGGAACGGCGGGCGTGGGCAAGACCGCGCTCGCCGTGCACTGGGCGCACCGGGCCGCCGAGCGTTTTCCGGACGGGCAGCTCTACGTGAACCTGCGCGGCTTCGACCCGGGAGCCGCACCGACCGAACCGGCGCGGGCCCTGCACGGATTCCTGGAGGCGCTCGGTGTTCCGGCGGCCCGGATGCCGAGCGACCCGGACGCGATGGTCAGCCTGTACCGCACGATGGTGGCGGGCCGGCGTCTGCTGGTCGTGCTGGACAACGCCCGCGACGCGGAACAGGTCCGGCCGCTGCTGCCCGGCTCACCCGACTGCCTCGCGATCGTCACCAGCCGCGACCAACTCGTCCCGCTCGTCGTCACCGAGAGCGCCCAACCGGTGCCCCTCGGCCTGCTGAGCCCCGGTGAGGCCCGCGACCTGCTGGTCCGTCGACTCGGGAAGCGCCAGGTCGCCGCCGAGCCCGGCGCGGCCGACGAGATCGCCGACCGGTGCGCCGGGCTGCCCATCGCGCTGGCCGTCGTCGCGGCCAGGGCCGCCACCAACCGGCACTTCTCGTTGGCGGCCGTCGCCGGCGAGCTGAGCGACCTGGACGCCGTCGCCGGCGAGCTGAGCGACCTGGACGCCTTCCACGGGGGAGACGAGGCCACCGATGTCCGGGCCGTCTTCTCCTGGTCGTGCCGGACGCTCAGCCCACCGGCGGCCCGGCTGTTCCGGCTGTTGAGCCTGCATCCAGGGCCGGACGTCTCCGCTCCGGCGGTGGCCAGCCTGGCCGGCATCACCCCGCAGGCGAGTGGTCCGGTGCTCACCGAGCTGACCCGCGCGAATCTCTTCACCGAGCACACCTACGGGCGGTACGCGTTCCACGACCTGCTGCGCGCGTACGCCGCCGGCCTCGCCGACGAGGCCGAACCACCGGCCGAACGGGAGGCCGCCGTCCACCGGCTGCTCGACCACTGCCTGCACACCGCTCACGCCGCCGACCTCGTGCTGCACCCCCACTTCAGCGAGATCAGCCTCGCCCCGTCGAGGGCGGGCGTGACGGCGGAACGTCCGCGGAGCAAGGCGGCTGCCACGGCGTGGTTCACCGCCGAACTCCCGGTCCTGCTCGCCGCCGTTCCGCTCGCCGCGCGGTCCGGGTTCGAGGGGCACGCCTGGCGGCTCGCCTGGGCCATGGCCGGCTTCCTGCACCGGCAGGGGCACTGGCAGGACTGGCTCGGCACCCAGCGGATCGCCCTCGCCGCCGCGTCCCGCATCGGGGACCAGGCCGGGCAGGGCCACGCGCACCGCAGCCTCGGTCTCGCCTGCTCCCGGCTCCGCCGCCACGACGAGGCCGACGACCACCTGCGGCGCGCGTTCGACCTGTTCACCGCCATCGGCGACGACGCCGGGCGGGCACACACCTGCCTGAATCTCGGTCAGCTGGCCGAGCGCCAGGGGCGGTACCAGCAGGCGCTCAGCCACTCCCGGCGGGCGCTGGCCCTGTTCCGGGGCATCGAGAACCGGGCCGGGCAGGGGTACACCCTCAACGCGGTCGGTTGGCAGGAGGCGCTGCTCGGCAACTACCAGCGTGCCCTGGAGTCGTGCGGCGCGGCGCTGGGGATGTTGCGGGAGGTGGACGACGTCCAGGGGCAGGCCGACACCTGGGACAGCCTCGGCCACGCCCATCACCAGCTCGGGGACGACCGGCGGGCGATCGCCTGCTACGAGCAGGCCCTCGACCTCTTCGCGCAGGTCCGGGACCGGTACGCCGAGGCCGGCACGTACGCCAATCTCGGCCGCAGCCACCGGGCGCTCTCCGACGTCGACGCCGCCCGCGCGGCGTGGCTTCGGGCCCTGACCATCCTCGACGACCTCGGCGACGCCGACGCCGAGGCGATCCGCGTCGAACTCGACCAGCTCGACGCCGCCCGACTCCACTGA